DNA from Caldivirga sp.:
GGATAATGCAGCTGCCGTGAGGAATACCATGATCAAGTTCGTGTATGATAAGACTAAGGAGAGGATAAGTAGAGTTAATTTACTAAACCCCAGCGGCTACGGATCAATGCTTGATATAGCAACAGGGGAAGCTTACCTTAATACTGATGAAAGTGCCCTTGAGGCTGAATTAAGGAATCTTAAAATTAATGTATTAAGTAGAATTAAGGAAATATTAGTTAAGTGATCTGGCAATAGAGAAAGCGCAAGCAGTTGGCTTACATGCTATTGATTAAGATAATTACTCATAGATGATTGTAATGGTGGTTAACGCAACATTAGCATTCAGGCATTACCACTTACAGTTAAGTAAATCAACTAAATAGGATAAGGTCATTTAGGCGTGAATCAAGCTTTATAAATGGTGGCTAGGGTATGTTTGCGTGTCAACTAATATTAAGGAACTCATCCCAAGTATAGTTAATAAGGTTAGCTCATCAATAGTGGCGATTGTAACCGCTGGTGCGGTAGTGGATGAGTGGCTTAATGTGATACCCATTAGGGGTTTTGGAACAGGCTTCGCAGTTGATAAGCACTACGTAGCTACCGCATCCCATGTTGTTTCTCAACTTGGTGAAGTAACAGTGGTCACAAGTGATGGTGACCTACTTGAAACCGAGCTGGTGGGTGCGGACCCTGAGGTTGATACAGCCGTCCTTAGGGTTGATGGTGAACTTAACCCGATTAAACTAGGTGACTCTGATAAGATAATGGTAGGTGAACCAGTCATAGCTATTGGCTACCCACTGGGCTTAATGAATCAACCCACGGCAACATTCGGCATAGTGTCAGCCTTAGGTAGGACAATAAGGACCGGGGAAATAATGCTTGAGGGTTTAATTCAAACCGATGCGGCAATAAATCCAGGTAATTCAGGTGGTCCATTAGTGAACCTAGATGGGGAAGTAGTGGGCATAAATACTGCTATAATAGCTGGGGCCCAGAACATAGGCTTCGCCATACCCATTAACCTAGCCAGATTATCGATAAATGAATTAATAAGTAAGGGTGTCGTTGAGAAGCCTAGGATTGGGATTTATGGTATCGATATTAATAGGATACTTGCAAGACAATACAGGCTACCTGTGGACAGGGGAGTCCTAGTGGTCTCCGTTCAACCATACTCACCGGCTGATGAGGCTGGTTTAAGGAGGGGGGATGTAATAACGAGTATAGATGATGTTGAGTTATCATCAATAGTTAGGCTTAAGACTTACCTCTACAGTAGGTATGTTGAAGGCAAGAGGGAGTTTAAGCTAAGGGTTATGAGGGGTAGGAAAACCATGACGGTTAACGTTTCGCTTTAAGCGCATTACCAGTTTCATTTCCGGGCAATAACTAGTTCATTATTTATGCGATTCCTAAGCTGGAAAAGTTTAATAAAGAAGAAGTTGAATAATCACTATGCCTAATCAGGAGACTGAGGGTTACCTAGAGGCTGTGGTTGAGGGCGTATACGTTACATCAACTGGCGCCGAGGCTGTTATGCTTCTAAGTACTGAGGAATGGGGGGATTTTGTATTACCGATTTGGATAGGTATGGCTGAAGCGTTAAGTATCCAGAAGGCAATGGGTCAAACGGACTTCCCAAGACCACTAACACACGATCTCCTAGTAGACATATTAGAGAGGTTAAATGCGTCAATTGAGAAGGTTACAATAGATGCCTTAGTTGATCACACGTACACTGCAACAATATACCTGAAGGATAATAGGACTGGTTCACAGCATTACATTGATGCAAGGCCAAGCGATGCCGTTGCAGTCGCACTGAGGGTTAATGCACCAATTTTTGTGGCAAATCATCTTAAACAGTACACAGTATCAATAAATGAATTACTGGGTAAGTCCAACCAGGAAGAGGGGGAGGAAGGTAAGTCCATTTGAAGCCACTGAAAATATTAAATGCAAGATTCCATTACAATATGGTACTTAAAGCTATGCCTCTTTATAAGGAGTGGGGAGAGGTCACATTGATTCTAACCCATGTTCATGGTGTCCATGCTCATGAGTTGGTGCATCAGCAATATTAACCCTACCGCTGGTAACCATTTTAACAGCATCATCAGCGCTTACGCCCTCAGGCACTACGTAGATTTTTAGCTTAAGGGACTTGGCAAGGTTAAATCCAGGCCTACCTATTTCACTCACAATTAGTGAATCAACACCTAGTTCCCTTACCCTCCTCAATGCGTATAAACCTCTATGCATCTCAGCCTGCAATGCTGGGTTAAGTTCCCTCCCTGTTAACTTCATCACATTACCATCTACTTCATAAACAAGTATGTATTCCCCCTCCCCTGGACCTGTTACCCTATTTTCTGAGTCAACTATTACTGCTAATTTCATAATAATCCGATATCAGTATCGATTTTTAAATATTTCCCACTACACATTAGTGCATAAGGCGTATTAACATGGTAAAGCCGTATTTAATGACTAAGGGTATAATTAGATCTAAAGATAAGCAGTATGGAAAACTTTAAAGAAACCTAAGTCCAACAAACACTGTAGGATGTTGTCTTACATTGATTATCCCGGTGATAGAAAAATAGTAACTAACCTAGCTGAACTTATTAGTGAGTATAAGTTGTTTCCTGGGGCATTAGCGTCAACGATAGTAATGATTGGTAAAGTCGAGGTTAATGATGATTATTTTAAAGCATGGGTCTCCATAACGGGCAATAGGAGGATTGTTGAGGATGCATATGGGGAGATTTGGTCATACATTAAGGGTGTTTCCGGGGACAGCGATATAGTATCGTTAATTATGAGAACGTATGAAGAATCAAGTGACCTAACAGATATTATTGCATTATCCAATGCCCTGAAGCTCTTCCTGGGATTCAACATATATGACCTAGGCTTAGCGGTAATCTACGAGAATCCAATGGTGGTATTAAATGGGGGAAGAGTTGAATTAAGGAGAGGTAAAACACTATTGACAAAAATGCACATAATGGGTGACCTTAAACTTAACACTGCATTAATACTTCAAAGCGAGTCAAGTAAGAAAGTAGTAGATTGGGG
Protein-coding regions in this window:
- a CDS encoding bifunctional nuclease family protein, which codes for MPNQETEGYLEAVVEGVYVTSTGAEAVMLLSTEEWGDFVLPIWIGMAEALSIQKAMGQTDFPRPLTHDLLVDILERLNASIEKVTIDALVDHTYTATIYLKDNRTGSQHYIDARPSDAVAVALRVNAPIFVANHLKQYTVSINELLGKSNQEEGEEGKSI
- a CDS encoding trypsin-like peptidase domain-containing protein, which produces MSTNIKELIPSIVNKVSSSIVAIVTAGAVVDEWLNVIPIRGFGTGFAVDKHYVATASHVVSQLGEVTVVTSDGDLLETELVGADPEVDTAVLRVDGELNPIKLGDSDKIMVGEPVIAIGYPLGLMNQPTATFGIVSALGRTIRTGEIMLEGLIQTDAAINPGNSGGPLVNLDGEVVGINTAIIAGAQNIGFAIPINLARLSINELISKGVVEKPRIGIYGIDINRILARQYRLPVDRGVLVVSVQPYSPADEAGLRRGDVITSIDDVELSSIVRLKTYLYSRYVEGKREFKLRVMRGRKTMTVNVSL
- a CDS encoding NifB/NifX family molybdenum-iron cluster-binding protein: MKLAVIVDSENRVTGPGEGEYILVYEVDGNVMKLTGRELNPALQAEMHRGLYALRRVRELGVDSLIVSEIGRPGFNLAKSLKLKIYVVPEGVSADDAVKMVTSGRVNIADAPTHEHGHHEHGLESM